One Peribacillus simplex NBRC 15720 = DSM 1321 genomic region harbors:
- a CDS encoding metal ABC transporter solute-binding protein, Zn/Mn family: MKIRALLSLFLVTALFLSACGNSKGESSKETKDALDIYTTVYPLQYFTEAIGGEYVNVETIYPPGTDEHSFEPSQKDIVKMAESDLFFYIGYNLEGFVTKAEPILSKEGVSTIAVGETVHLDEGEHTHENEHAHEEDGHDHGGVNPHLWLDPIYSIDMAKTIKDELTKKMPEQEEYFNSQFNKLSEKLKALDEKFATTIESGRTNKIIVSHSAYGYWEERYGLEQIGVTGLTSSNEPSQKELGKIVTMAEEEDLNYVIFEQNISSKLTEIIQKEMGAKSLELHNLSVLTDKDIEAGEDYFSLMEKNIKTLQTALQ, translated from the coding sequence ATGAAAATTCGAGCATTGCTCTCACTTTTCCTTGTTACTGCGCTATTTCTGTCAGCCTGCGGCAACTCAAAGGGAGAATCGAGTAAAGAAACCAAGGATGCCTTAGATATATATACCACAGTTTACCCTTTACAATACTTCACGGAGGCCATTGGCGGGGAGTACGTAAACGTCGAGACGATTTATCCTCCCGGAACGGATGAACATTCATTCGAACCTTCTCAAAAAGATATTGTAAAAATGGCTGAGTCAGACCTATTTTTCTATATTGGCTATAATCTTGAAGGCTTTGTAACCAAGGCTGAACCAATTCTAAGCAAAGAAGGCGTCAGTACAATCGCGGTGGGGGAAACGGTTCATCTTGATGAAGGTGAGCATACACATGAAAACGAACATGCTCATGAAGAAGACGGTCATGACCATGGAGGCGTCAATCCGCATTTGTGGTTAGATCCCATCTATTCCATTGACATGGCTAAAACCATCAAGGACGAATTAACAAAAAAAATGCCGGAACAGGAAGAATATTTCAACAGCCAATTCAATAAGCTTTCCGAAAAGCTTAAGGCACTTGATGAAAAATTCGCGACGACGATCGAGTCGGGCCGTACCAATAAGATCATCGTTTCCCATTCTGCATATGGTTATTGGGAGGAACGCTACGGATTGGAACAAATTGGCGTCACAGGACTAACATCTTCAAACGAACCTTCTCAAAAGGAACTGGGGAAAATCGTAACGATGGCTGAAGAAGAAGACTTGAACTACGTCATCTTTGAGCAAAATATCAGTTCTAAACTAACCGAGATCATCCAAAAGGAAATGGGAGCGAAATCACTTGAGCTCCATAACCTTTCCGTGTTGACGGATAAAGATATTGAAGCCGGTGAAGATTACTTCAGTTTAATGGAAAAAAATATCAAGACACTGCAAACTGCATTGCAATAG
- the yidD gene encoding membrane protein insertion efficiency factor YidD: MGIIRFYQVAISPLKPPTCRFYPTCSHYGLEAINRFGPIKGSWLALIRILKCHPFHPGGIDLVPEKKEKSEDH; this comes from the coding sequence ATGGGAATCATCCGTTTTTACCAAGTTGCCATTTCTCCATTAAAACCGCCTACCTGCCGTTTTTACCCAACTTGTTCCCATTATGGTTTGGAAGCGATCAATCGTTTCGGACCTATTAAAGGAAGCTGGTTAGCACTCATCCGGATTCTTAAATGTCATCCGTTTCATCCAGGAGGCATTGATCTTGTGCCTGAAAAAAAAGAAAAAAGTGAGGACCATTAG
- a CDS encoding DUF2584 domain-containing protein: MGMPMELNTMIVTKGNETREEENIFRLSKDGYRLYPIDIPIDVRKTIQSDSSGTAVIQKIEWTSGKTIITYQLLSLNSTN, translated from the coding sequence ATGGGCATGCCTATGGAGCTGAATACCATGATCGTTACAAAAGGGAACGAAACCCGTGAAGAAGAAAACATTTTTCGGCTGTCGAAAGATGGTTACAGGTTATACCCTATCGATATTCCAATCGATGTCCGCAAGACGATTCAATCTGACTCAAGCGGAACAGCCGTTATCCAAAAAATTGAATGGACAAGTGGAAAGACCATCATTACGTACCAACTACTATCACTGAACTCAACTAACTAA
- a CDS encoding DUF523 domain-containing protein gives MILVSSCLAGLEVRYNGTHSLDDGIMELMRGKKAIAVCPELLGGFSTPREPAEIVGGEGGDVLDGKAKIIEKSGRDVTELYIKGANLTLLKAQEVGATLVVLKENSPSCGSATIYNGEFKGEKKVGNGVTAALLRRHGFTVISEERLFDYLDEK, from the coding sequence ATGATTTTGGTGAGTTCTTGTTTAGCGGGTCTTGAGGTGAGATACAATGGTACACACAGCTTGGATGATGGAATTATGGAATTAATGAGGGGGAAAAAGGCTATAGCGGTTTGTCCTGAGTTGCTTGGGGGTTTTTCGACACCGAGGGAACCTGCTGAGATAGTTGGCGGTGAAGGTGGGGATGTCCTTGATGGAAAAGCGAAGATCATCGAAAAGTCGGGCAGGGATGTAACGGAATTGTACATAAAGGGAGCGAATCTTACGTTATTGAAAGCCCAGGAGGTAGGGGCGACGTTAGTCGTTTTAAAAGAAAATAGTCCATCCTGTGGGAGTGCCACGATTTATAATGGGGAATTCAAGGGGGAGAAGAAGGTCGGGAATGGAGTGACCGCGGCTTTGCTTAGGCGGCATGGATTCACGGTCATTTCAGAGGAAAGGTTATTCGATTATCTGGATGAAAAATGA
- a CDS encoding Dps family protein: MAQKKLGTLVNKEIANFSVLYTKIHNYHWFVNGPHFFELHQKLEELYKEVTSNYDELAERLLAIGEKPVATLKEYMELTTIEEATGKENTEDMVQSVINDFEKLSEEFLEIIEVAETEDPVTADMLTGMKKSLNKHAWMLRAYLGH, from the coding sequence ATGGCTCAGAAAAAATTAGGAACTTTAGTAAATAAGGAAATTGCAAATTTCAGTGTTCTTTATACGAAAATTCATAATTACCACTGGTTCGTGAATGGACCGCACTTCTTTGAACTTCACCAAAAATTAGAAGAATTATACAAAGAAGTGACATCCAACTATGACGAATTGGCTGAAAGACTATTGGCCATTGGTGAAAAGCCGGTTGCTACCCTTAAAGAGTACATGGAATTAACTACGATTGAAGAAGCGACAGGTAAGGAAAATACAGAAGATATGGTTCAAAGCGTCATCAATGATTTTGAGAAGCTTTCCGAAGAGTTCCTGGAAATCATCGAAGTTGCCGAAACAGAAGATCCGGTTACGGCTGATATGCTGACAGGCATGAAGAAAAGCTTAAACAAACATGCTTGGATGCTGCGTGCGTATTTAGGACATTAA
- a CDS encoding DUF6154 family protein has product MRVLKLIEELYNMYRDKLTGDEEDIDMLTFAVLEQLDRKEIFELLQEMDDQELTNLMGLYIIETLKGKFAQNSMNDTKPTHFPPRNIH; this is encoded by the coding sequence GTGAGAGTTTTGAAGTTAATTGAAGAATTATACAATATGTACCGTGATAAGTTGACTGGTGATGAAGAAGATATTGATATGCTTACTTTTGCGGTTCTGGAACAGCTTGACCGCAAGGAAATTTTCGAATTGCTTCAAGAGATGGATGATCAAGAACTAACCAATCTAATGGGCCTTTACATTATTGAAACGTTAAAAGGGAAGTTCGCTCAAAATAGTATGAACGACACGAAACCTACACATTTTCCGCCTAGGAATATTCATTAA
- a CDS encoding VOC family protein, with protein sequence MKNQVTPYLIFDGQAKGALAFYAEVFHAEITDMQTYGEADFPTPEEANDLVLHAKIKKGDMLIMVSDTFPGNPLEVGNNVALVLECESDSEIQHLYDVMCEKGLSLMELQDTFWGAKYGKVKDQFGIHWDLNFTK encoded by the coding sequence ATGAAAAATCAAGTTACCCCCTATTTAATTTTCGATGGTCAAGCAAAGGGCGCATTAGCCTTTTATGCAGAAGTATTTCATGCAGAGATTACCGATATGCAAACCTACGGGGAAGCTGATTTCCCAACACCTGAGGAAGCGAATGACCTTGTTTTGCATGCCAAAATCAAAAAAGGCGATATGTTGATCATGGTATCTGATACGTTTCCAGGCAATCCCCTTGAAGTCGGGAATAATGTAGCGCTGGTCCTTGAATGTGAAAGCGACTCGGAAATCCAGCATTTATATGATGTTATGTGTGAAAAAGGATTATCCTTAATGGAACTGCAAGATACCTTTTGGGGAGCAAAGTATGGTAAGGTCAAAGATCAATTTGGCATTCACTGGGACTTGAATTTCACAAAATGA
- a CDS encoding ABC transporter ATP-binding protein → MSFLKIQDIHHTYFSNQTAATALADISLDIEKGEFVSFLGPSGCGKTTLLSIIAGLFPPTAGKILLENKPLKANSDLSIGYMLQQDYLFPWKTIEENILLGLKLIKKDEGLERIKTLKLLSDVGLGGTGKLYPRELSGGMRQRAALARTLAVDPKILLLDEPFSALDYQTKLKLEDLVFETLKSFGKTAVLVTHDIGEAIAMSDRIYLFSANPGSVHKTFKVPDELRELTPFHARNHPQYPMLFQTIWKELESLEY, encoded by the coding sequence ATGAGCTTTTTAAAAATCCAAGACATTCACCATACTTATTTTTCAAATCAGACGGCAGCGACCGCACTAGCGGACATTTCCCTCGACATTGAAAAAGGTGAATTCGTCTCTTTTCTAGGTCCGAGCGGCTGCGGAAAAACCACCCTGCTTTCCATCATCGCCGGGCTATTTCCGCCCACTGCGGGAAAGATCCTGCTCGAAAACAAACCGCTGAAAGCCAACAGTGACCTTTCAATTGGCTATATGCTGCAGCAGGATTATCTATTTCCATGGAAGACGATAGAAGAAAATATATTATTAGGATTGAAACTGATTAAAAAAGATGAAGGCCTTGAGAGAATAAAAACGCTGAAACTTTTAAGTGACGTTGGATTGGGAGGCACCGGAAAATTATATCCGCGCGAACTCTCAGGAGGAATGAGGCAAAGGGCTGCACTGGCACGGACACTGGCGGTCGACCCAAAAATCCTTTTGCTTGATGAACCATTTTCGGCTCTTGATTACCAAACGAAGTTGAAGCTTGAAGACCTTGTATTTGAAACCCTGAAATCCTTCGGAAAGACAGCCGTGCTCGTCACCCATGATATCGGTGAAGCCATTGCAATGAGTGACCGCATCTATCTGTTTTCCGCAAACCCGGGAAGCGTGCACAAAACATTCAAGGTGCCCGATGAACTGCGTGAGCTCACGCCTTTCCATGCACGCAACCACCCACAGTATCCGATGCTATTCCAAACGATCTGGAAGGAGCTTGAGAGCCTTGAATATTGA
- a CDS encoding sulfite exporter TauE/SafE family protein, with translation MEDINLYTLLFLVLAGFIAAFIDSVVGGGGLISIPALLFTGISPSAALATNKLAGTMGSLTSTISFIRAGKVDFKFVIKLFPITVIGAALGAYVVHFVSAEILKPLILILLVIVAIYTLVKKDWGKDAKYKGLKRKKMILLIVIIFAIGFYDGFLGPGTGSFLLFSFLIIGFDFVQAAGNARILNFGSNIAALIIFLSMGTVNFTYGIPMGLAMVAGALVGTNFAIKKGASYVRILFICVTILLIGKNVLNYFHVL, from the coding sequence ATGGAGGATATCAATCTCTATACTTTGCTATTTTTAGTACTTGCGGGTTTTATTGCCGCATTCATCGATTCCGTTGTGGGCGGGGGCGGTTTAATTTCCATTCCGGCTTTATTGTTCACGGGGATTTCGCCTTCAGCGGCACTTGCCACTAACAAGCTGGCGGGTACAATGGGATCTTTAACGAGTACGATTTCATTCATTCGGGCTGGAAAAGTGGATTTCAAATTCGTCATCAAGCTGTTTCCGATTACTGTAATTGGAGCGGCGTTAGGAGCATACGTTGTTCATTTCGTTTCCGCAGAGATACTGAAGCCCCTCATTTTGATTTTGTTGGTTATTGTCGCAATTTATACGTTGGTAAAAAAGGATTGGGGTAAAGATGCAAAGTATAAAGGGCTGAAAAGGAAGAAAATGATTCTTTTGATAGTCATAATATTTGCGATTGGTTTTTATGATGGTTTTCTTGGACCAGGCACAGGTTCCTTTTTATTATTTTCATTTTTGATCATTGGGTTTGATTTTGTCCAGGCTGCCGGGAATGCAAGAATATTGAATTTTGGAAGCAATATTGCCGCACTTATCATTTTCTTATCTATGGGGACCGTCAATTTTACCTATGGAATACCGATGGGTCTTGCAATGGTCGCAGGAGCATTGGTAGGAACGAATTTCGCAATTAAAAAAGGCGCTTCCTATGTACGTATATTATTCATTTGCGTCACGATTTTATTGATTGGGAAAAATGTCCTTAATTATTTTCATGTGTTATGA
- the wecB gene encoding non-hydrolyzing UDP-N-acetylglucosamine 2-epimerase, translating into MPKQRIKVMTVFGTRPEAIKMAPVVLELKKHQEEIETIVVVTAQHREMLDQVLQCFQIKPDHDLDMMKDRQTLEEITTRGIEKLSSLMKDIKPDIVLVHGDTTTTFIASLAAFYNKIQIGHVEAGLRTGNKYSPYPEEMNRQLTGVLADLHFAPTNQAAENLILENKKSDCIHITGNTAIDALKTTVRKDYEHPILSGLNGDRMLLMTAHRRENIGKPMEEIFRSVKRLLEDHTDIQVVFPLHKNPVVREIAYRIFGETERLHLIEPLEVLDFHNFAAHAHLILTDSGGVQEEAPSLGVPVLVLRDTTERPEGIEAGTLLLAGIEEERIYQLATDLLTNEETYKKMATASNPYGDGFASRRIVEILLKHCGMKSPLPL; encoded by the coding sequence ATGCCTAAACAACGTATAAAGGTCATGACCGTATTTGGTACAAGACCAGAGGCTATCAAAATGGCACCAGTCGTTTTGGAACTGAAAAAGCATCAAGAAGAAATAGAAACCATCGTGGTGGTCACCGCCCAGCATAGGGAAATGCTCGACCAAGTCTTGCAATGTTTTCAAATAAAGCCAGATCACGATTTGGATATGATGAAGGATAGACAAACATTAGAAGAGATTACAACGCGAGGCATTGAAAAATTGAGTTCCCTCATGAAAGATATAAAACCAGATATCGTCCTCGTACATGGCGATACAACGACAACTTTCATCGCGAGCTTGGCCGCGTTCTATAATAAGATACAGATTGGTCACGTTGAAGCTGGTCTTCGTACTGGTAATAAGTATTCTCCATATCCTGAAGAAATGAATAGGCAGCTGACAGGCGTTTTAGCTGATTTGCATTTTGCCCCAACAAATCAGGCGGCAGAGAATCTAATTTTGGAAAATAAAAAGAGTGATTGTATCCATATTACTGGCAATACGGCTATCGATGCTTTGAAAACAACCGTACGGAAAGACTATGAACATCCCATTCTATCTGGTTTGAATGGAGATCGTATGTTATTGATGACAGCGCACAGACGAGAAAATATCGGAAAACCAATGGAAGAAATATTCCGTTCCGTCAAACGGCTGCTTGAAGATCACACGGATATCCAAGTTGTTTTCCCACTTCATAAAAACCCAGTAGTCCGTGAAATTGCTTACCGGATTTTTGGTGAAACGGAAAGACTTCACTTAATAGAGCCGCTTGAAGTGCTTGATTTTCATAATTTTGCGGCGCACGCCCATCTAATATTGACAGATTCCGGAGGGGTGCAAGAAGAAGCTCCCTCACTTGGTGTTCCTGTCCTTGTGTTACGCGATACGACGGAACGGCCAGAAGGAATTGAGGCTGGTACCCTTTTATTGGCGGGAATTGAGGAAGAACGAATTTATCAATTAGCAACAGACTTACTTACAAATGAAGAAACCTATAAAAAAATGGCGACAGCTTCCAACCCGTACGGTGATGGATTCGCTTCAAGGCGGATAGTTGAAATCCTATTAAAGCATTGCGGAATGAAATCCCCTCTTCCATTATGA
- the ytzI gene encoding YtzI protein has translation MITVLVISIIVILIVLALSVLTIGKGYSYKHTVDPVDPLPEDEGKKEEPEK, from the coding sequence ATGATTACGGTTTTAGTTATCTCCATTATTGTGATTCTGATTGTATTGGCCTTATCGGTCCTAACAATCGGAAAAGGTTACAGCTACAAGCATACAGTGGATCCGGTCGATCCTTTGCCTGAGGATGAGGGGAAAAAAGAAGAACCCGAAAAATAA
- the ytkD gene encoding RNA deprotection pyrophosphohydrolase, which translates to MKRFLDKNGYKVEFSEDPVFGESWHVFVLSRYKGRWVLTKHSERGLEFPGGKREAGESIEETAIREVYEETGGVVGQLQFLGQYKVHDPVKPFVKSIYYAALREVEEKQNYLETEGPIFLEALPDVLGEEFSFIMKDEIVPLSLSRLDDGILLRNE; encoded by the coding sequence ATGAAACGTTTTCTTGATAAGAACGGATATAAGGTGGAATTCTCCGAGGATCCTGTCTTTGGAGAGTCTTGGCATGTTTTTGTGCTTAGCAGATATAAGGGCAGGTGGGTATTGACCAAACACAGTGAGCGGGGATTGGAGTTCCCCGGAGGAAAGCGGGAAGCTGGGGAATCGATTGAAGAGACGGCCATACGGGAAGTGTATGAAGAAACAGGAGGTGTGGTGGGCCAACTGCAATTTTTGGGACAATATAAAGTACATGATCCAGTGAAGCCATTCGTTAAATCAATATACTATGCTGCATTGCGTGAAGTAGAGGAGAAACAGAATTACCTGGAAACGGAAGGTCCGATTTTTTTGGAAGCATTGCCGGATGTACTCGGTGAGGAGTTTAGCTTCATCATGAAAGATGAGATTGTACCGTTGAGCTTATCCAGACTGGATGATGGTATTTTGCTGAGAAACGAGTGA
- a CDS encoding S-ribosylhomocysteine lyase, with the protein MPSVESFELDHNAVKAPYVRHCGVHKVGTDGVVNKFDIRFCQPNKQAMKPDTIHTLEHLLAFNIRKHSERYDHFDIIDISPMGCQTGYYLVVSGEPTVTEIIDVLEDTFKDAVTITEIPAANEKQCGQAKLHDLEGAKKLMNFWLTQDKEDLHKVFG; encoded by the coding sequence ATGCCTTCAGTTGAAAGCTTTGAATTAGATCATAATGCTGTTAAAGCCCCATATGTTAGACATTGCGGTGTCCATAAGGTAGGAACAGATGGTGTTGTTAATAAATTTGATATCCGTTTTTGCCAACCGAATAAACAAGCGATGAAGCCGGATACGATCCATACCCTGGAACACTTGCTTGCATTCAATATCCGTAAGCATTCCGAGCGCTACGATCACTTTGATATAATCGATATTTCACCAATGGGATGTCAAACAGGATATTACCTTGTGGTCAGCGGCGAGCCGACAGTGACGGAAATCATCGATGTTCTTGAAGATACATTCAAGGATGCTGTTACAATTACAGAAATTCCTGCTGCAAACGAAAAACAATGCGGCCAAGCAAAATTGCATGATCTTGAAGGAGCTAAGAAATTAATGAATTTCTGGCTTACACAAGATAAAGAAGATCTTCATAAAGTTTTCGGTTAA
- a CDS encoding alpha/beta hydrolase family protein, translating into MENGTIISKRRFPSPHPQIHLYSVTYISQGLKVKGLLAEPVDGEIHDAFLYLRGGIKNVGKVRPARIVQYAVEGFIVFAPFYRGNQGGEGDEDFGGEDRFDAISGFNLLEQHPRVNKDHIHILGFSRGGIMALWTGIYCRNAASIVTWGGVSDMFLTYVERVDMRRMMKRVIGGTPKKCPDQYEYRTPLFAIEDLNVPILIIHGEKDDNVAIEHAYRLEKRLKMHDKEVESWYFPQFTHYFPPAVNRKVVEDLTSWMKSKTEK; encoded by the coding sequence TTGGAGAACGGAACGATTATTTCAAAACGGCGGTTTCCATCACCGCATCCACAAATCCATCTTTATTCAGTTACATACATATCACAAGGCTTGAAGGTAAAGGGGTTGCTTGCTGAACCGGTTGATGGCGAAATACATGATGCCTTCTTATATTTACGCGGCGGGATTAAAAATGTCGGCAAGGTGAGGCCCGCAAGGATCGTGCAGTATGCCGTAGAAGGTTTCATCGTTTTTGCCCCTTTTTACCGTGGAAATCAAGGCGGAGAGGGAGATGAGGATTTTGGAGGCGAAGATAGATTCGATGCGATATCAGGATTCAATCTTCTTGAACAGCACCCCCGAGTGAACAAGGACCACATTCATATCCTCGGATTTTCCCGTGGCGGCATCATGGCGCTTTGGACTGGGATATACTGCAGGAATGCCGCGTCGATTGTCACATGGGGAGGTGTGTCGGATATGTTTTTAACATATGTCGAACGTGTCGATATGCGACGGATGATGAAGCGGGTCATCGGCGGAACACCTAAAAAATGCCCTGATCAATATGAATACCGTACGCCATTGTTTGCGATTGAAGATTTGAATGTACCCATCCTGATCATTCATGGTGAAAAAGATGACAATGTCGCCATTGAACACGCGTACCGTTTGGAAAAAAGATTGAAAATGCACGACAAAGAGGTCGAAAGCTGGTATTTCCCTCAATTCACGCATTACTTCCCACCGGCCGTGAATAGAAAAGTAGTCGAAGATTTAACATCTTGGATGAAAAGTAAAACCGAAAAATGA
- a CDS encoding ABC transporter substrate-binding protein, whose product MLVIPLGACGNKEKETTKVRVAEVTRSLFYTPQYVAIEKGFFKDEGLSIDLKTTAGGDKTMTTLLSDGADIALVGSETSIYVRAQGSNDPVINFAQLTQTDGTFLVSREKIENFNWDMLKNSTFLGQRKGGMPQMAGEFVLKKHNIDPKNDLNLIQNIDFANVATAFASGTGDFVQLFEPTASVFEKEGKGYIVASFGTESGHLPYTVYMAKESYLKEDKETVEKFTRALKKAQDWVQENDAAEIAEVIQPYFEDTNIETMETVINRYKEQGSFATDPILDEEEWNNLQNIMDEAGELPSRISHEELVNTDFAEEVTK is encoded by the coding sequence ATGCTGGTGATCCCGCTTGGAGCATGCGGCAACAAGGAAAAGGAAACAACGAAAGTCAGGGTGGCCGAAGTAACCCGCTCCCTTTTCTATACACCGCAATATGTAGCGATTGAAAAAGGATTTTTTAAAGATGAGGGTCTAAGCATTGATTTGAAAACGACGGCAGGCGGCGACAAGACGATGACCACGCTTCTGTCCGATGGGGCGGATATTGCTCTCGTTGGCTCTGAAACATCGATTTACGTTCGGGCACAAGGTTCGAACGACCCCGTCATCAACTTCGCTCAATTAACACAGACGGATGGAACGTTTCTTGTTTCACGTGAAAAAATTGAAAACTTCAATTGGGATATGCTGAAAAACTCTACATTCCTAGGCCAGCGAAAAGGCGGGATGCCGCAAATGGCCGGCGAGTTCGTATTGAAAAAACATAACATTGACCCGAAAAATGATTTGAACCTCATCCAGAATATTGATTTTGCGAATGTCGCAACTGCCTTCGCTTCCGGAACCGGCGATTTTGTTCAATTGTTCGAACCAACGGCAAGTGTGTTTGAAAAAGAAGGAAAAGGCTATATCGTCGCTTCTTTCGGCACCGAGTCCGGGCATCTTCCCTATACAGTTTATATGGCTAAGGAAAGCTATTTGAAAGAAGACAAAGAGACTGTCGAAAAATTCACGAGGGCATTGAAGAAAGCACAGGATTGGGTTCAGGAAAATGATGCTGCCGAAATCGCTGAAGTCATTCAGCCGTATTTTGAAGATACCAATATCGAGACGATGGAAACAGTTATCAATCGCTACAAAGAACAAGGATCCTTTGCCACGGACCCCATTCTTGATGAAGAAGAATGGAACAATCTGCAAAACATCATGGATGAAGCAGGCGAGCTGCCTTCACGTATAAGCCATGAAGAGCTGGTCAATACCGATTTTGCTGAAGAAGTCACAAAATAG
- a CDS encoding ABC transporter permease → MNIEQLHNQYKTSLKKENRLIRFYQILIFIVFFSSWELLSRMEVIDPLIFSSPTKVWHLFIQKLGDGTLLSHSGVTLFETVLGFIIGTLLGTILASLLWWSPRLSKTLDPYLVILNAMPKVALGPIIIVAFGPGFPSIISMGAIISIIITTIVVYTAFREVDPNYLKVLQTFGATRTQAFREAILPASFPTIISTLKVNVGLSWVGVIVGEFLVSAKGLGYLIIYGFQVFNFTLVMLALMIIAVFATIMYQLVELLERKLIKD, encoded by the coding sequence TTGAATATTGAACAGCTTCATAACCAATATAAAACCTCATTAAAAAAAGAAAACAGGCTCATTCGCTTTTATCAGATCCTGATTTTCATCGTTTTTTTCAGCAGTTGGGAACTTTTATCCAGGATGGAAGTGATCGATCCGCTCATCTTCAGCTCCCCAACAAAAGTATGGCATCTTTTCATACAGAAATTAGGTGATGGAACACTGCTATCCCATTCCGGAGTGACGCTATTCGAGACTGTTCTCGGCTTTATCATAGGGACACTGCTTGGAACGATCCTGGCATCCCTGCTTTGGTGGTCGCCAAGATTATCCAAAACACTTGACCCCTATCTCGTCATTTTAAATGCCATGCCGAAAGTGGCACTCGGCCCCATCATCATCGTAGCATTCGGCCCTGGCTTTCCATCCATCATCTCGATGGGGGCGATCATCTCCATCATCATCACCACCATTGTCGTCTACACAGCATTTCGCGAAGTGGACCCGAACTACCTGAAGGTACTCCAAACTTTTGGCGCCACAAGAACACAAGCTTTTCGGGAAGCCATATTACCCGCCTCCTTCCCAACGATCATCTCGACTTTGAAAGTGAATGTCGGCCTCTCCTGGGTCGGCGTCATCGTAGGGGAATTCCTTGTTTCGGCGAAAGGACTCGGCTACCTCATCATTTATGGCTTTCAAGTTTTCAACTTCACCCTCGTAATGCTTGCCTTGATGATCATTGCCGTCTTTGCCACAATCATGTATCAACTAGTCGAACTGCTCGAGCGAAAATTAATCAAAGACTAA